In Bos indicus isolate NIAB-ARS_2022 breed Sahiwal x Tharparkar chromosome 19, NIAB-ARS_B.indTharparkar_mat_pri_1.0, whole genome shotgun sequence, the following proteins share a genomic window:
- the PLD6 gene encoding mitochondrial cardiolipin hydrolase isoform X1 — protein sequence MRPLRWQVAVVAAAGLALALETLPAVLRWLWVRRRRPRREVLFFPSQVTCTEALLRSPGATPSGCPCSLPHGESSLSRLLSALLAARVSLELCLFAFSSPQLGRAVQLLHQRGVRVRVVTDCDYMALNGSQIGLLRKAGIQVRHDQDLGYMHHKFAIVDRKVLITGSLNWTTQAIQNNRENVLIVEDEEYVRLFLEEFERIWEEFNPTRFSFFPQKERAR from the exons ATGAGGCCGTTACGCTGGCAGGTGGCTGTGGTGGCGGCTGCTGGCCTCGCGCTGGCCTTGGAGACGCTGCCCGCCGTGTTGCGCTGGCTGTGGGTCAGGCGGCGGCGGCCACGGCGCGAGGTGCTGTTTTTCCCATCGCAAGTGACCTGCACAGAAGCCCTGCTGCGGTCCCCGGGTGCCACACCCTCAGGCTGCCCGTGTAGCCTGCCTCACGGCGAGAGCTCACTTAGCCGGCTGCTGAGCGCCCTGCTGGCCGCCCGCGTCAGTCTGGAGCTCTGCCTGTTCGCCTTCTCCAGCCCGCAGCTGGGCCGCGCCGTGCAGCTGCTGCACCAGCGCGGGGTGCGCGTCCGCGTGGTCACCGACTGCGACTACATGGCCCTCAACGGCTCGCAGATTGGCCTGCTCCGCAAGGCAG GGATCCAGGTCCGGCACGACCAAGACCTGGGCTACATGCACCACAAGTTCGCCATCGTGGACAGGAAGGTGCTGATCACTGGCTCCCTCAACTGGACCACGCAGGCCATTCAGAACAACCGGGAGAACGTGCTCATCGTGGAGGACGAGGAGTATGTGCGGCTCTTCCTGGAGGAGTTCGAGCGCATCTGGGAGGAGTTCAACCCCACCAggttctccttcttccctcagaAGGAGAGGGCTCGCTGA
- the PLD6 gene encoding mitochondrial cardiolipin hydrolase isoform X2, translating to MRPLRWQVAVVAAAGLALALETLPAVLRWLWVRRRRPRREVLFFPSQVTCTEALLRSPGATPSGCPCSLPHGESSLSRLLSALLAARVSLELCLFAFSSPQLGRAVQLLHQRGVRVRVVTDCDYMALNGSQIGLLRKAGIQVRHDQDLGYMHHKFAIVDRKVLITGSLNWTTQAIQNNRENVLIVEDEEYVRLFLEEFERIWEEFNPTRGVWLSV from the exons ATGAGGCCGTTACGCTGGCAGGTGGCTGTGGTGGCGGCTGCTGGCCTCGCGCTGGCCTTGGAGACGCTGCCCGCCGTGTTGCGCTGGCTGTGGGTCAGGCGGCGGCGGCCACGGCGCGAGGTGCTGTTTTTCCCATCGCAAGTGACCTGCACAGAAGCCCTGCTGCGGTCCCCGGGTGCCACACCCTCAGGCTGCCCGTGTAGCCTGCCTCACGGCGAGAGCTCACTTAGCCGGCTGCTGAGCGCCCTGCTGGCCGCCCGCGTCAGTCTGGAGCTCTGCCTGTTCGCCTTCTCCAGCCCGCAGCTGGGCCGCGCCGTGCAGCTGCTGCACCAGCGCGGGGTGCGCGTCCGCGTGGTCACCGACTGCGACTACATGGCCCTCAACGGCTCGCAGATTGGCCTGCTCCGCAAGGCAG GGATCCAGGTCCGGCACGACCAAGACCTGGGCTACATGCACCACAAGTTCGCCATCGTGGACAGGAAGGTGCTGATCACTGGCTCCCTCAACTGGACCACGCAGGCCATTCAGAACAACCGGGAGAACGTGCTCATCGTGGAGGACGAGGAGTATGTGCGGCTCTTCCTGGAGGAGTTCGAGCGCATCTGGGAGGAGTTCAACCCCACCAg GGGAGTTTGGTTGTCTGTGTAG